One Actinomycetota bacterium genomic window, CGCAAGAGAGACCCGCTCGACTTCGCCTTGTGGAAGTCCGCGAAACCCGGCGAGCCCAAGTGGCCGTCCCCCTGGGGAGATGGGCGCCCAGGATGGCACCTGGAGTGCTCGGCGATGTCGGAAAAGGAGCTCGGGGTGACGTTCGACATCCACGGAGGCGCCGCCGACCTGGTCTTTCCCCATCACGAGAACGAGATCGCACAGTCCGAGGCCGCCACCGGCGCGCCTCTCGCGAACTACTGGCTCCACGGAGGGCTGCTGCGCGTCGACCAGGAGAAGATGAGCAAGTCGCTCGGCAACTTCATGCTGCTCAGAGACGTGCTCGAGGATTTCGAGCCGGCGGTGGTCAGGCTCATGATGCTCCAGACCCACTATCGAAGCCCGCTGGAGTTCTCGGTCCACCGGCTACAGGAGGCCCGCACAGCCTACGAGCGCCTGGTCGTGCCGGTGCGAGCCATCGCCGAGATCGAGTCCGAGGGCAGGCGGTGGGCCGACGAGCCGACCTCTGCCGAGGCCCGCGAAGAGCTTGCGGGCGCGATCGGGCGCACGCGCGAAGCTTTCGTTACCGAGATGGACGACGACTTCAACACCGCTGGTGCGTTGGCCGCGCTCTTCGAGTTGGTGCGCGCCGTCAATCGGTTCCTCGGCAGGTTCGGGACTGGGGATGACGGAGAGAACCTCCCGCTGCTCATCGAAGCGAAGGAGACGCTGATTGAACTCGCTGGGGCGCTTGGCATCGCGCTTCTCGGGACGAGCGACGAGGACGCCTACCCGGACGAAGTGATCGCACTGGCGCGAGAACTCCTCGGCCACGAAGGCGCGAACGCCGAGGATGCGGTGCAAGCCCTACTTGCGGCCAGAGAGACTGCGAGGAGCGAACGGGACTGGTCGAAGGCCGATCAGGTCCGAGACGGCCTCGCCGCGCTCGGCCTGGCGATCGAGGACACACCTTCTGGCGCGCGGGTGCGCCGCTCATGAGCATGTACATCGAAGGCCGCCGAGCAGTTGTCGAAGCCTTGCGCTCGCGCGTGCCGGGCAAGGTCGTCCTGCTGGCCGACAACATCGGCGAAGCTGCGATCATCAACGAGATCGAGCGACTGGCCGCAGCGGCCAAGGTCGCCGTGCGTCGAGCCTCGAAGCGTCAGCTCGACGAGCGAAGCGAGCGCGGCGTACACCAGGGTGTCATCTTCGAGATCCGAGAGCACAGGGCGACCCCCGTCCAGGAGCTGCTGGCGCGCATGGCGGGCCGTCAAGACTGCCTGGTGCTCGCACTCGACCACATCACCGACCCTGGCAACCTTGGGGCAATCGCGAGATCCGCCGAAGTGCTCGGAGTGAGCGCGCTTCTGCTCCCGCAAAGGCGCACGGCGATGGTCAATGCCGCGGCGTACAAGGCTTCGGCCGGAGCACTCGCGTGGATGCCGATTGTTCGCGGGAACCTGTCGCAGGAGTTGGAGCGGTTCAAGAAGGAGGGCTTCTGGGTGGTTGGAGCGGATGCTGGCGCCCCTGATCTTGCGTGGAATGCACCGCTAGAGGGTCGTCTGGTCGTGGTCGTCGGTTCAGAGGGAGAGGGCCTTTCGCGCCTTGTGAAGGAGAGATGCGACATGATGGTCTCCCTGCCGACGTCCGGCAAGGTGGACTCACTCAACGTCGCACAGGCGGCAACCGTCATCGCATACGAATGGAATCGCAGAATCGCTCTCAGGGGAAAGTGAAATGCGCCGAATCACCATCGTTGACGGATACAACGTCCTGCACAGCTCGAAGCGGTATCGGCGTCTGCTGGAGAACGACATCGACTCCGCTCGTAGGGCGCTACTCGCCGACCTTGGTGCCTGGCGCGAACCCGACGAAGCGATCCACCTCGTCTTCGACGGCGATCAGGGGCCGGGCTTAGAGTCTGTATTCGAGGACCCGAGCGGCGTGACGATCGTCTATGCTGGCGCCGGTAGTGATGCCGACTCCGTGATCGAAGGAATCGCCTCCAAGCATGTGGCAACAACGGAAGCGGTCGTCGTTGTCTCATCGGACAACCAGATACGGTTTGCGACATGCTGGCCTAAAGTCTCGATTCTGTCGGTGAAACAGTTCGACGATAGGATCGCCGTTGTCGAAAAGTCGTGGCAGGAGAGGGTGCAGCCAAAGCTTAAGGTCCGTGTCGAGGACCGGATTGATCCCACCCTCAAGAACCAGCTGGATCGTATGTCGGGCCGAGGCGACGCGAACTGAATCAGGTTTCTTCAGGATTGTGTCTAGGCGTTGACATGGGCGGATTCGTAAGACTAAGGTCACATTGTCAGGAGTGTCCGTTCACCTAAGGGGAGTCACAGGAACGTAAACCGACGGAACATCTTGTAGGGGGATTGTGAATGTTTACACAAGGGATCCACACGCTAACGACCGCGGGGGACGCCAGGGGGGCTGAGCTGACCTTGATTAGGCAGGCGCAGGGAGGAGACCAGCAGGCTTCCACCAAGCTCATCAAGAAGTACCAGGGACTCATCCGCTGTAAAGCCCGCTCCTATTTCGTGGCTGGCGGCGACAGGGAAGATGTCATCCAGGAAGGCATGATCGGTCTATACAAGGCGATCCGCGACTACGACCCGTATCGCCAGGCAAGCTTCCGGAGCTTTGCTGAGCTCTGCGTGACTCGCCAGATGATCACTGCGATCAAGACTGCAACAAGACTGAAGCATACCCCACTCAACGGGTATGTGTCGCTATGTCGCCCCTCCTACTCGGAGGATCAGGGCGAGAGGCTGCTGACCGATATCCTTGCAGCGAAAGATGTCTGTGACCCCGCCGATATCGTAATCTCAGCATGGGAGGGCGACACCGTCCGACAGGGCTTGTGCGAGACCCTTTCAGGCTTTGAGGCAGATGTCCTGCGGTTGTACGTCGGTGGAGCTTCATATCAGGACATTGCTGTGCGCCTCGGTAGGCACGCCAAGTCTGTCGATAACGCCTTGCAGCGGATCAAACGTAAGGTTGAGACCCAGCTCGCCCGTTGCAGGGCTTGCTGACGGGCAGCCCTTCGTTCGACCTCGCAGAACACCCAGCCTCATCTCTGGCGCCGCAACCGGAACCTCGCTACAATGAGTGCTTGCATCGCTGGCGTAGCTCAATGGCAGAGCAACGGTTTTGTAAACCGTAGGTTGCAGGTTCGACTCCTGTCGCCAGCTCCATACAAAATTCAAGGAATTGCGCTGACTGATACCCGTTGGGGTGTAGGTTGGAGAAGGGTGAGACGCGCATGGTGATGGGGGCCGAGTTGCTACAAGGGGTATCCGAGCGAGTTCTGCTGCGATTCCTCCGAGCGACAGGACATGGAGATGCGCGAACTGTCTCCCGTGATCGCGGTATAGTCACTGGGAGTGGCATAGACTTAGCCTACAGCGCTGGAGGCAGGGTCGTGACCGTCAAGGTGAAGCCAGACCCCTATTTCGGGACCAACCCAATGAAGATACAAGAGCGGGCTCTTGCTTTTTATCGACCGGATGCCGGTCACTATGCTTTCGAGGCGATCTCGAATAGCTTGACCCGGGAGCCGGGCTGGATGTTCAGCTCTTCGGCAGATCAGCTCTTCTATTACTTCATCGCATTGGATCAAACAGAGCACGAAGTAGCCGCTTTGTACGCAGAATCCGACGAGATCTTCTTCAGCGAGCTCAGAGTAGAGCGAGATGAGCTACGCATTCTTCCGATGGACAAACTCCGAAGTTGGTTCGAGGCGAACTTCGACGCCTTCACGCCGAGGCCGGTCGCTCTTGGAGATCACTCGGCATGGTTCAGGCTGATTCCCCGTGCCGACATCGAGAGCGCCATCGATCAGGTCAAGACGGTGACTCCTGTATTCGCCCGTTAGCTCGATGTTCTGCGCTGCCGGTCAAAGGGTATAGTCCAAATGATGGGCAGGTTGGCAATAGTTCAGAATAGGCACGCCCGGAGCCGTTGTCGCCGTTGACACCCTAATAGCCTATGCGGTAGCATTCGTGTGCTGTTCCTTAGGGGTAGCGCAGTCGGCAACTTGAAAACATAAGAGCAGGTCTATTTTTTTGTGGGGGTGTGCCCGAGTGGCTAAAGGGGACGGGCTGTAAACCCGTTGGCTACGCCTACCCAGGTTCGAATCCTGGCGCCCCCACCACATGAATATCAAGTTCCGCTATTTGGTTTCTGCCCACATAGCTCAGTCGGCAGAGCACTTCCTTGGTAAGGAAGAGGTCACCGGTTCAAGTCCGGTTGTGGGCTCCACGCACCCCTCGGCCGATTAGGGCAGGGTGGCACGGCGGTGTAGCTCAGTTGGTTAGAGCACACGGTTCATACCCGTGGAGTCGCTGGTTCGAGTCCAGCCACCGCTACCAAGGCTAGAGCGCGACAAAGTCGCGAGGTCAGACAGTAGTGATAGCAAGAAGTAAGCATCGACGGTACGACATAGGACATCAGGTTTTCGATAATCCATTAGGTGTCCGCCATTCCCGTTAGGAGGACTAAGTATGGCCAAGAAGAAGTTCGAGCGCACCAAGCCGCACGTCAACATCGGTACCATCGGTCACGTCGACCATGGCAAGACGACACTGACCGCAGCTATCACCAGGACGCTTTCCGAGAAGGGATGGGCGG contains:
- the cysS gene encoding cysteine--tRNA ligase, with product MSLRVHNTATRRKEAFLPRNPGEVSMYVCGPTVYNHIHIGNARTFLSFDVIRRYLEFRGNEVTFVQNITDVDDKIITRAAEEGRDWFEVAVEYTAEFQKIMARLEVKTPTVAPKATEMIPEMIELASRLIDSGHAYEVDGDVYFSVRSFPGYGKLSGRDIDEMNAGSRVEVDERKRDPLDFALWKSAKPGEPKWPSPWGDGRPGWHLECSAMSEKELGVTFDIHGGAADLVFPHHENEIAQSEAATGAPLANYWLHGGLLRVDQEKMSKSLGNFMLLRDVLEDFEPAVVRLMMLQTHYRSPLEFSVHRLQEARTAYERLVVPVRAIAEIESEGRRWADEPTSAEAREELAGAIGRTREAFVTEMDDDFNTAGALAALFELVRAVNRFLGRFGTGDDGENLPLLIEAKETLIELAGALGIALLGTSDEDAYPDEVIALARELLGHEGANAEDAVQALLAARETARSERDWSKADQVRDGLAALGLAIEDTPSGARVRRS
- the sigH gene encoding RNA polymerase sporulation sigma factor SigH translates to MFTQGIHTLTTAGDARGAELTLIRQAQGGDQQASTKLIKKYQGLIRCKARSYFVAGGDREDVIQEGMIGLYKAIRDYDPYRQASFRSFAELCVTRQMITAIKTATRLKHTPLNGYVSLCRPSYSEDQGERLLTDILAAKDVCDPADIVISAWEGDTVRQGLCETLSGFEADVLRLYVGGASYQDIAVRLGRHAKSVDNALQRIKRKVETQLARCRAC
- a CDS encoding GTP-binding protein yields the protein MAKKKFERTKPHVNIGTIGHVDHGKTTLTAAITRTLSEKGWA
- the rlmB gene encoding 23S rRNA (guanosine(2251)-2'-O)-methyltransferase RlmB, with translation MSMYIEGRRAVVEALRSRVPGKVVLLADNIGEAAIINEIERLAAAAKVAVRRASKRQLDERSERGVHQGVIFEIREHRATPVQELLARMAGRQDCLVLALDHITDPGNLGAIARSAEVLGVSALLLPQRRTAMVNAAAYKASAGALAWMPIVRGNLSQELERFKKEGFWVVGADAGAPDLAWNAPLEGRLVVVVGSEGEGLSRLVKERCDMMVSLPTSGKVDSLNVAQAATVIAYEWNRRIALRGK
- a CDS encoding NYN domain-containing protein, with the translated sequence MRRITIVDGYNVLHSSKRYRRLLENDIDSARRALLADLGAWREPDEAIHLVFDGDQGPGLESVFEDPSGVTIVYAGAGSDADSVIEGIASKHVATTEAVVVVSSDNQIRFATCWPKVSILSVKQFDDRIAVVEKSWQERVQPKLKVRVEDRIDPTLKNQLDRMSGRGDAN